A region from the Agrobacterium cucumeris genome encodes:
- the denD gene encoding D-erythronate dehydrogenase, whose amino-acid sequence MHIAIIGAAGMVGRKLTQRLVKDGSLGGKPIEKFTLVDVFQPEAPAGFSGAVDARAADLSAPGEAEKLVDARPDAIFHLAAIVSGEAELDFDKGYRINLDGTRYLFDAIRIANGKDGYKPRVVFTSSIAVFGAPLPYPIPDEFHTTPLTSYGTQKAICELLLSDYSRRGFFDGIGIRLPTICIRPGKPNAAASGFFSNILREPLVGQEAVLPVPESIRHWHASPRSAVGFLLHGATIDVEKVGPRRNLSMPGLSATVGEQIEALRKVAGEKAVALIRREPNEMIMRMCEGWAPGFEAKRARELGFTAESSFEEIIQVHIEDELGGSLK is encoded by the coding sequence ATGCATATTGCAATCATCGGCGCCGCAGGCATGGTTGGCCGCAAGCTGACGCAGCGTCTCGTGAAAGATGGATCGCTGGGTGGCAAGCCGATCGAGAAATTCACGCTTGTCGACGTGTTCCAGCCCGAAGCGCCCGCCGGTTTTTCCGGTGCGGTCGATGCGCGCGCAGCTGATCTCTCCGCTCCGGGTGAAGCTGAAAAGCTGGTAGATGCCCGTCCGGATGCCATCTTCCATCTCGCCGCCATCGTGTCCGGCGAAGCCGAACTCGATTTTGACAAGGGCTACCGTATCAATCTCGACGGCACGCGTTATCTCTTCGATGCCATCCGCATTGCCAACGGCAAGGATGGTTACAAGCCGCGCGTTGTCTTCACTTCGTCGATTGCCGTGTTTGGTGCGCCGCTTCCCTATCCGATCCCGGATGAATTCCACACCACTCCGCTGACAAGCTATGGCACACAGAAAGCGATCTGCGAGCTGCTGCTGTCCGATTACAGCCGACGCGGGTTCTTCGACGGTATCGGCATCCGCCTGCCCACCATTTGCATCCGCCCCGGCAAGCCGAATGCGGCCGCCTCCGGCTTCTTCTCCAATATCCTGCGTGAGCCGCTGGTCGGCCAGGAAGCGGTTCTGCCGGTGCCGGAAAGCATTCGCCACTGGCACGCCTCGCCGCGTTCCGCCGTCGGTTTCCTTCTTCATGGTGCGACGATCGACGTCGAAAAGGTCGGTCCGCGCCGCAACCTGTCGATGCCCGGCCTCAGCGCCACTGTTGGCGAACAGATTGAGGCGCTGCGCAAGGTGGCTGGTGAAAAGGCCGTCGCCCTGATCCGCCGCGAGCCGAACGAGATGATCATGCGCATGTGCGAGGGTTGGGCACCAGGCTTTGAGGCCAAGCGCGCCCGCGAGCTGGGCTTCACGGCTGAAAGCTCTTTCGAAGAGATCATTCAGGTGCATATCGAAGACGAACTGGGAGGTTCATTGAAATGA
- a CDS encoding FAD-binding oxidoreductase, producing MTIVSEHDIEELRFSLKNRLGEALLLTSQEDMLRYCRDWHGDVTSSAVAVIRPRSTQEVSDTVRACAELGLAIIPQGGNTGLVLGGIPDAPKHQVVLSLERLNAIRAIDSDDFSAIVEAGCILSEFKDAVEDKGMFFPLSLGAQGSCRIGGNVSTNAGGINVLRYGMTRELVLGLEVVLPDGTIWNGLSTLRKDNRGIDLKQLFIGAEGTLGIITAVAVKLYPNPEHVETALLGLNSLDDAIKLYRRARRECCDLMSAFEFMPPVAFTLAIEAIPDLKMPITGDYPAYVLMEISGSGLVDTADLMGRFLEGVMEDGLVLDGVIASSRAQAQSLWLFREGMNEGQALRGSHMRTDISVPLSKLSAFVAEAEAELAEKLPECLAVSYGHVGDGNVHLNVLPPNGATPEEREAFIYKSKTLVNEVLDRYVGSISAEHGIGRLKRSDFESRLSDVQRRMIMGLKNAFDPDLRMNPGCQISLQPDS from the coding sequence ATGACGATCGTGAGTGAACACGATATCGAGGAATTGCGGTTCTCGCTGAAGAACAGGCTTGGCGAAGCCCTGCTGCTGACATCGCAGGAAGACATGCTGCGCTATTGCCGCGACTGGCACGGGGATGTCACCAGTTCGGCCGTGGCTGTCATCCGCCCTCGTTCTACACAGGAAGTGTCCGACACGGTGCGCGCCTGCGCCGAACTCGGCCTCGCCATCATCCCCCAGGGCGGCAACACAGGGCTGGTGCTTGGCGGCATTCCCGATGCCCCGAAACATCAGGTCGTGCTGAGCCTTGAGCGTCTGAACGCAATCCGCGCCATAGACAGCGACGATTTTTCGGCCATCGTGGAAGCCGGCTGCATTCTCTCGGAATTCAAGGATGCGGTTGAGGACAAGGGCATGTTCTTCCCGCTATCGCTCGGCGCGCAGGGCAGCTGCCGCATCGGCGGCAACGTCTCCACCAATGCCGGCGGCATCAATGTCCTGCGTTACGGCATGACCCGCGAGCTGGTTCTGGGTCTCGAAGTCGTCCTGCCGGATGGCACCATCTGGAACGGCCTGTCGACGCTGCGCAAGGACAATCGCGGCATTGACCTGAAGCAGCTTTTCATCGGTGCGGAAGGAACGCTCGGCATCATCACCGCCGTTGCCGTCAAGCTTTACCCCAATCCTGAACATGTCGAGACGGCGCTGCTCGGCCTCAATTCGCTTGACGATGCCATCAAGCTTTACCGTCGCGCCCGCCGCGAATGCTGCGACCTGATGTCCGCCTTCGAATTCATGCCGCCGGTGGCCTTCACGCTGGCGATCGAGGCAATCCCCGACCTCAAGATGCCGATCACCGGCGATTACCCGGCCTATGTGCTGATGGAAATTTCCGGCTCCGGTCTGGTGGATACCGCCGATCTGATGGGCCGCTTCCTTGAGGGCGTCATGGAAGACGGTCTGGTACTGGACGGCGTCATCGCCTCCTCGCGGGCGCAGGCGCAGTCGCTGTGGCTTTTCCGTGAGGGCATGAACGAGGGTCAGGCGCTGCGCGGCAGCCATATGCGTACCGACATTTCGGTGCCGCTTTCGAAACTTTCGGCTTTCGTGGCCGAGGCGGAAGCCGAACTTGCGGAAAAACTGCCGGAATGCCTTGCTGTTTCCTATGGCCATGTCGGCGACGGCAACGTCCATCTCAACGTCCTGCCGCCCAATGGTGCGACACCGGAGGAGCGTGAGGCGTTCATCTACAAGTCCAAGACACTCGTTAACGAGGTCCTCGACCGTTACGTCGGCAGCATCAGCGCCGAACACGGCATCGGCCGCCTGAAACGCTCCGATTTCGAAAGCCGGCTATCGGATGTGCAGCGCCGGATGATCATGGGTTTGAAAAATGCCTTCGACCCCGATTTACGGATGAATCCCGGTTGCCAGATAAGCCTGCAACCGGATAGCTAA
- a CDS encoding FadR/GntR family transcriptional regulator — translation MTLEFNQIHRNDHLPGRIAAEIAREINDSKLGPGDRLPTEHVLAKTFGVSRSVIREAIAQLRNEGFVETRQGVGAFVTDPRQRLSIRIERSRLNDPENFRDLFQLRMPLEIEAAGLAALHRSPQQLARLAAALEKMKTADDWSTEGVAADLDFHRILAEATQNEYFLMFLGFIAERISSAINIAFSRAVFGEILEVTIAEHVAIYEAVEKADATAAKNAMRKHLIGAASRVNLELDIF, via the coding sequence ATGACGCTGGAGTTCAATCAGATACATCGCAACGACCATCTGCCCGGCCGGATTGCCGCAGAGATCGCACGCGAGATCAATGATTCGAAACTCGGGCCGGGAGACAGGCTGCCAACGGAACATGTTCTGGCGAAAACCTTCGGCGTCAGCCGCTCGGTCATTCGCGAAGCGATCGCGCAGTTGCGCAATGAAGGTTTCGTCGAAACCCGCCAGGGCGTGGGTGCATTCGTCACCGATCCCCGGCAGAGGCTGTCCATCCGCATTGAGCGCTCCCGTCTCAACGACCCGGAGAACTTCCGCGATCTCTTCCAGCTTCGCATGCCGCTCGAAATCGAGGCGGCGGGGCTCGCAGCATTGCACCGCAGCCCGCAGCAGCTGGCGCGGCTGGCCGCGGCGCTGGAAAAGATGAAGACCGCTGACGACTGGTCGACGGAAGGTGTTGCCGCCGATCTCGATTTTCACCGCATTCTGGCGGAGGCAACTCAGAACGAATATTTCCTGATGTTCCTCGGTTTCATCGCGGAACGCATCAGCTCGGCCATCAACATCGCTTTCTCCCGCGCGGTTTTTGGTGAGATTCTCGAGGTGACCATCGCCGAACATGTGGCAATCTATGAAGCCGTCGAGAAGGCCGATGCGACCGCCGCCAAAAACGCGATGCGCAAGCACCTGATCGGCGCTGCAAGCCGGGTCAATCTCGAACTGGATATCTTCTGA
- a CDS encoding fumarylacetoacetate hydrolase family protein has translation MTGARSIDATAILPEDYENALLVGRVWSKSEGGPCPVLLKGGVLYDLTSISPTMSELLEKTDLVERLADTGTFVALGAFEAFLDGSAGELLAPNDIQAVKAAGVTFADSMLERVIEEQAKGDPLRAQEIRGRLAPVLGDNLRGLEAGSEKAAEVKKLLQEMGLWSQYLEVGIGPDAEIFSKAQAMASVGCGALIGVHPKSQWNNPEPEVVLAIASDGRIVGATLGNDVNLRDFEGRSALLLSKAKDNNASCAIGPFIRLFDGNFTIEDVKQSQISLLVEGEDGFTMTGVSAMQAISRTPENLASQLLNRNHQYPDGAVFFLGTMFAPVKDRHGPGLGFTHAKGDRVEISTPKLGKLINWVTTTDECPEWTFGTVALMRNLAKRGLL, from the coding sequence ATGACCGGCGCAAGGTCCATCGACGCTACCGCAATTTTGCCTGAGGATTATGAAAACGCTTTGCTCGTCGGCCGCGTCTGGTCGAAAAGCGAAGGCGGCCCCTGCCCCGTCCTGCTCAAGGGCGGCGTGCTTTATGACCTCACCTCCATCTCCCCTACCATGTCGGAACTTCTGGAAAAGACGGATCTGGTGGAGCGGCTTGCCGACACCGGTACGTTCGTGGCGCTCGGCGCGTTCGAAGCCTTTCTGGACGGCTCCGCCGGCGAACTTCTTGCGCCCAACGACATTCAGGCCGTCAAGGCCGCCGGCGTCACCTTCGCCGATAGCATGCTGGAACGCGTGATCGAAGAGCAGGCCAAGGGCGACCCGCTTCGCGCACAGGAAATCCGCGGACGGCTGGCGCCGGTTCTCGGCGACAATCTGCGGGGACTTGAGGCCGGCTCCGAAAAGGCCGCGGAAGTCAAGAAACTGCTTCAGGAAATGGGCCTCTGGTCGCAATATCTGGAAGTGGGTATCGGCCCGGATGCGGAAATATTCTCCAAGGCGCAGGCCATGGCTTCGGTCGGCTGCGGCGCACTGATCGGCGTTCACCCGAAATCGCAATGGAACAACCCGGAGCCGGAAGTGGTGCTCGCCATCGCCTCCGACGGCCGCATTGTCGGCGCAACCCTCGGCAACGACGTCAACCTGCGCGATTTCGAAGGCCGCTCCGCCCTGCTCCTCAGCAAGGCGAAGGACAACAACGCTTCCTGCGCGATCGGGCCTTTCATCCGCCTGTTCGACGGCAACTTCACAATTGAAGACGTGAAGCAGTCGCAGATCTCGCTTCTGGTCGAAGGCGAAGACGGTTTCACCATGACGGGCGTCAGCGCGATGCAGGCAATCAGCCGCACGCCGGAAAACCTCGCGTCCCAGCTCTTGAATCGCAACCATCAATATCCAGATGGCGCCGTCTTTTTCCTTGGCACGATGTTCGCGCCGGTCAAAGACCGCCATGGCCCGGGTCTCGGCTTCACCCATGCCAAGGGCGACCGTGTCGAAATCTCCACGCCCAAGCTCGGCAAGTTGATCAACTGGGTCACGACGACTGATGAATGCCCTGAATGGACATTCGGCACCGTGGCCCTGATGCGCAACCTGGCGAAACGCGGGTTGCTCTAA
- a CDS encoding TRAP transporter small permease: protein MPKTINLFYRILEIILVLLLAGMSIMVFVNVVMRYTMNSGINVSEEMSRYFFVWLTFIGAVLTFRENSHMGIETLVMFLSRRARIVCMIASNIIILACSAIFFWGTWKQSGINASMHAPVTKLSMIWVYGIGMFTGGLMFIIALERLYRLLTGRVTEDEIAQFAGENLTIEQLSER from the coding sequence ATGCCAAAGACCATCAATCTCTTTTACCGGATTCTCGAAATCATTCTCGTCCTGCTGCTCGCCGGCATGTCGATCATGGTCTTCGTCAACGTCGTCATGCGTTACACGATGAATTCCGGCATCAACGTCTCGGAAGAAATGTCGCGTTATTTCTTCGTCTGGCTGACCTTCATCGGCGCGGTGCTGACATTTCGTGAGAACAGCCACATGGGCATCGAAACGCTCGTGATGTTCCTCTCCCGCCGTGCCCGCATCGTCTGCATGATCGCGTCGAACATCATCATTCTGGCCTGTTCCGCCATCTTCTTCTGGGGAACCTGGAAGCAGTCCGGCATCAATGCCAGCATGCACGCACCGGTTACCAAGCTGTCGATGATCTGGGTCTATGGCATCGGCATGTTCACCGGCGGCCTGATGTTCATCATCGCACTGGAACGCCTGTACCGTCTTTTGACGGGCCGCGTCACAGAAGACGAAATCGCCCAGTTTGCGGGCGAGAACCTGACGATCGAACAGCTTTCGGAGCGCTGA
- a CDS encoding TRAP transporter large permease, which produces MTLLVFIGSLLGAMAIGVPVAFSLMFCGVVLMWYMGMFNTAIIAQNMISGADTFTLLAIPFFILAGELMNSGGLSRRIIDFAIACVGHIRGGLGIVAIVAAIIMASISGSAAADTAALAAILIPMMAKAGYNIPRSGGLIAAGGIIAPVIPPSMAFIVFGVAANVSITQLFLAGIVPGILMGISLIVAWLIVVRKDNIKPLPKTTAKERLVATARAGWALGMPVIILGGIKAGIMTPTEAAVVAAAYALFVGMVIYRELKPADLFHVLLRAAKSTSIIMFLVCAALVSAWLITAANIPNEVASYIEPLIDRPMLLMVVIMVLVFIVGTALDLTPTILILTPVLMPIIKQAGIDPVYFGVLFIINNAIGLITPPVGVVLNVVSGVGRIPLGKVTIGVWPFLVAETIVLALLVIFPDIVMVPLQYLR; this is translated from the coding sequence ATGACCCTTCTCGTTTTTATCGGCTCTCTTCTGGGAGCCATGGCGATTGGCGTTCCCGTCGCTTTCTCGCTGATGTTCTGCGGCGTCGTGCTCATGTGGTACATGGGCATGTTCAACACCGCGATCATCGCCCAGAACATGATTTCGGGCGCCGACACCTTCACGCTGCTCGCCATTCCCTTCTTCATTCTGGCTGGCGAACTGATGAATTCCGGCGGCCTGTCGCGCCGCATCATTGATTTCGCCATTGCCTGCGTCGGCCATATCAGGGGCGGCCTCGGCATCGTTGCCATCGTCGCAGCCATCATCATGGCCAGCATCTCCGGTTCGGCAGCAGCTGATACCGCAGCTCTTGCCGCAATCCTCATCCCGATGATGGCGAAGGCCGGATACAATATTCCGCGCTCCGGTGGCCTCATCGCCGCAGGCGGCATCATCGCCCCGGTCATTCCGCCGTCCATGGCCTTCATCGTTTTCGGTGTCGCCGCCAACGTCTCGATCACCCAGCTGTTCCTTGCAGGTATCGTTCCCGGCATTCTGATGGGCATTTCGCTGATCGTCGCCTGGCTGATCGTGGTGCGCAAGGACAACATCAAGCCGCTGCCGAAAACCACCGCCAAGGAACGTCTCGTCGCCACCGCGCGTGCTGGCTGGGCGCTGGGCATGCCCGTCATCATTCTGGGCGGCATCAAGGCCGGCATCATGACGCCGACGGAAGCCGCCGTCGTGGCCGCCGCTTACGCGCTTTTCGTCGGCATGGTGATCTACCGCGAACTGAAGCCGGCGGATCTCTTCCACGTGCTTCTGCGCGCCGCCAAGAGCACCTCGATCATCATGTTCCTCGTCTGCGCAGCGCTCGTCTCCGCATGGCTCATCACGGCAGCGAACATTCCGAACGAAGTCGCAAGCTATATCGAGCCGCTGATCGATCGTCCGATGCTGCTGATGGTCGTCATCATGGTACTAGTCTTCATCGTCGGCACCGCGCTCGACCTGACGCCGACCATCCTGATCCTCACGCCTGTTCTGATGCCCATCATCAAGCAGGCGGGCATCGACCCGGTCTATTTCGGTGTTCTCTTCATCATCAACAACGCCATCGGCCTGATTACCCCTCCGGTCGGCGTGGTTCTCAACGTCGTCAGCGGCGTCGGCCGCATCCCGCTCGGCAAGGTCACGATCGGCGTCTGGCCGTTCCTCGTTGCCGAAACCATCGTCCTGGCGCTGCTGGTGATTTTCCCCGACATCGTCATGGTTCCGTTGCAGTACCTTCGTTAA